One genomic window of Parafrankia irregularis includes the following:
- a CDS encoding molybdopterin-dependent oxidoreductase encodes MKLLDRIVAPPPGRLRRGPLRADAFSSRLHDPRVASLLGLWLGAAFATAFLTGLVSHFMQHPPGWWTWPSRPVWFYRLTQGVHVATGLACVPLLLAKLWTVYPRLWEWPPVRTVGHALERISILPLIAGALFQLATGIANIAQWYRFRFFFTVTHYWVAWVTIGALVVHVAAKLAVVRANVGRRRADRSQLTDRVSVPEPPGGGLSRRGFGIAVGTAAGVIMVSTAGQFVPGLAETALLTPRQPNLGPQGLPVNRTAAAAGVLRVARDAGYRLEVVGPRPFTLTLTELHDLGRATSRLPITCVEGWSADATWGGVRLRDLLDRAGIPAEATVRAESLEARGGYRTSEVAPPHARDPLTLLATRLDGALLDIEHGYPARLIAPNRPGVLQTKWVHRVVMV; translated from the coding sequence ATGAAACTGCTCGACCGCATCGTCGCGCCGCCGCCCGGTCGGCTGCGGCGCGGTCCGCTGCGTGCTGACGCCTTCTCCAGCCGCCTGCACGACCCACGGGTCGCGTCGCTGCTGGGGCTCTGGCTGGGAGCCGCCTTCGCCACGGCGTTCCTGACCGGACTCGTGTCGCATTTCATGCAGCATCCGCCGGGCTGGTGGACCTGGCCGTCCAGGCCGGTGTGGTTCTACCGGCTCACCCAGGGCGTTCACGTGGCGACGGGGCTCGCCTGCGTGCCGCTGCTGCTGGCGAAGCTGTGGACGGTCTACCCCCGGCTGTGGGAGTGGCCGCCGGTGCGGACGGTCGGGCACGCACTGGAGCGGATCTCGATCCTCCCGCTGATCGCCGGGGCGCTGTTCCAGCTCGCGACCGGGATCGCCAACATCGCCCAGTGGTACCGGTTCCGGTTCTTCTTCACGGTCACCCACTACTGGGTCGCCTGGGTCACCATCGGCGCGCTGGTGGTGCACGTGGCCGCCAAGCTGGCCGTCGTCCGGGCGAACGTGGGACGTCGCAGGGCCGACCGGTCGCAGCTGACCGACCGGGTCAGCGTGCCCGAGCCGCCGGGCGGCGGACTGTCCCGGCGCGGCTTCGGCATCGCGGTCGGCACCGCCGCCGGTGTGATCATGGTGTCGACGGCGGGCCAGTTCGTGCCCGGACTCGCCGAGACCGCGCTGCTCACGCCGCGTCAGCCGAACCTCGGGCCGCAGGGGCTGCCGGTGAACCGCACCGCCGCCGCGGCCGGCGTCCTGCGGGTGGCCCGGGACGCCGGCTACCGGCTCGAGGTCGTCGGCCCGCGCCCGTTCACCCTGACCCTGACCGAGCTGCACGACCTGGGCCGCGCGACGTCCCGGCTGCCGATCACCTGTGTCGAGGGCTGGTCGGCCGACGCCACCTGGGGCGGGGTGCGGCTGCGCGATCTGCTGGACCGGGCCGGCATCCCGGCCGAGGCGACCGTCCGGGCGGAGTCGCTGGAGGCCCGCGGCGGTTACCGCACAAGCGAGGTCGCCCCGCCGCACGCCCGCGATCCGCTGACGCTGCTCGCGACCCGGCTGGACGGGGCCCTCCTCGACATCGAGCACGGCTACCCGGCCCGGCTGATCGCGCCGAACCGGCCAGGTGTCCTGCAGACAAAGTGGGTGCACCGGGTGGTGATGGTGTGA
- a CDS encoding glycosyltransferase 87 family protein gives MVIRPPSEAPTPTSPARPATDPRTASGASRRRRALVAAAGALAGALGLEFAVIAQPGPLPGPPAVLYLVLGWWAVAALGTWLLIRAGSRRATVWLLLTGAVAVHVLAIAAGPRMSDDLYRYIWDGRVQAAGIDPYRYPTSSPELAQLRDGWLWPDDAGCAARDRGPGCTRINYPQAHTIYPPVAQAYFTAVHFLPGPPRENKVQLYAALTSLALTGLLASVLAARGQPIGYAAAYAWAPAAGLDAGMDAHVDVLAALFAVGACALLTRREPVPGRPDEPGPDRGGRWGWSGRWGWSGRAGRPAGQGGPRSRPSTRVAVAAGALIGAAVAVKLYPALLLVAAARRRVLAVAGTAAAVVALSYLPHVAAVGPDVVGFLPKYLSVEGYQDGHRFLLLGLLGFSGTSAKLAAGVVLAGVAVAVWRADPARIGTELGALRLLGAAFLLATPAQPWYGIPLVALAVLARRPEWLAVAAAPYVLYMSLFTGHLALDDRITRPGGYAVGAVVVLVAAVVRVAVRSGNAARSSSAWATEDQNGQGLGSGKVEGERHAVQGGRAGA, from the coding sequence ATGGTGATCCGTCCGCCGTCCGAGGCGCCCACGCCGACGAGCCCCGCCCGACCGGCCACCGATCCGCGGACCGCGTCGGGAGCCAGCCGTCGTCGACGGGCTCTCGTCGCCGCCGCCGGGGCCCTCGCCGGGGCTCTCGGTCTGGAGTTCGCGGTCATCGCGCAGCCGGGCCCGCTGCCCGGCCCGCCGGCGGTGCTCTACCTGGTGCTCGGCTGGTGGGCGGTGGCCGCGCTCGGGACGTGGCTGTTGATCCGCGCGGGCTCGCGGCGGGCCACGGTCTGGCTGCTGCTGACGGGAGCCGTCGCGGTGCATGTGCTCGCGATCGCCGCGGGCCCCCGGATGAGCGACGACCTTTACCGCTACATCTGGGATGGTCGCGTCCAGGCGGCCGGCATCGACCCGTACCGCTACCCGACCAGCTCCCCCGAGCTGGCACAGCTGCGCGACGGCTGGCTCTGGCCGGACGACGCCGGCTGCGCCGCGCGTGACCGCGGCCCGGGCTGCACGAGGATCAACTATCCGCAGGCGCACACGATCTACCCGCCCGTCGCGCAGGCGTACTTCACCGCCGTGCACTTCCTGCCGGGGCCGCCGCGGGAGAACAAGGTCCAGCTCTACGCGGCGCTGACCTCGTTGGCGCTGACCGGCCTGCTGGCCTCGGTCCTCGCCGCGCGCGGGCAGCCGATCGGGTACGCCGCCGCCTACGCCTGGGCGCCCGCCGCCGGCCTCGACGCGGGCATGGACGCCCATGTCGACGTGCTGGCGGCGCTGTTCGCCGTCGGGGCCTGCGCGTTGCTGACCCGACGTGAGCCCGTGCCGGGCCGACCCGACGAACCCGGACCCGACCGGGGCGGCCGGTGGGGCTGGTCGGGCCGGTGGGGCTGGTCGGGCCGGGCCGGCCGGCCAGCTGGGCAGGGCGGGCCGCGGTCGCGCCCGTCCACCAGGGTCGCGGTCGCGGCCGGTGCCCTGATCGGGGCCGCCGTCGCGGTGAAGCTCTATCCGGCGTTGCTGCTGGTCGCCGCCGCCCGCCGCCGGGTCCTGGCGGTCGCAGGCACCGCCGCGGCCGTCGTCGCGCTGTCGTACCTGCCGCACGTGGCCGCCGTCGGCCCGGACGTGGTCGGCTTCCTGCCGAAGTATCTCTCCGTCGAGGGCTACCAGGACGGCCACCGGTTCCTGCTGCTCGGGCTGCTGGGCTTTTCCGGGACGTCCGCCAAGCTCGCCGCGGGCGTCGTCCTGGCCGGGGTCGCCGTGGCGGTCTGGCGCGCCGATCCGGCCAGGATCGGCACGGAGCTCGGCGCGCTCCGGCTGCTGGGGGCGGCATTCCTGCTCGCCACTCCGGCCCAGCCCTGGTACGGGATACCGCTGGTGGCGCTCGCCGTGCTCGCTCGGCGCCCCGAGTGGCTGGCCGTCGCCGCGGCGCCCTACGTCCTGTACATGTCGCTGTTCACCGGGCATCTCGCGCTCGATGATCGGATCACCCGCCCCGGCGGTTACGCCGTCGGGGCCGTCGTCGTCCTCGTCGCCGCCGTCGTCCGGGTCGCGGTTCGTTCCGGGAACGCGGCCAGGAGCAGCTCCGCCTGGGCCACGGAAGACCAGAACGGGCAGGGGCTCGGATCAGGGAAGGTCGAAGGGGAGCGTCATGCCGTCCAGGGCGGCCGGGCAGGGGCATGA
- a CDS encoding S-methyl-5'-thioadenosine phosphorylase: protein MSVTGAEIGVIGGSGFYSLLDGMTDVAVTTPYGDPSDAVAVGEIGGRAVAFLPRHGRGHRLPAHEVNYRANMWALRSLGVRQVIAPVAVGSLRPELGPGAVVVPDQLVDRTSGRAQTYYDSGAAHVQFADPYCPAGRAAVLKAGAEAGQAPVDGATMVVVQGPRFSTRAESRWFAGQGWSLVNMTGHPEAVLARELAVCYTALALVTDYDAGVDAASAVSQAEVFEVFARNIESLRDLVCRVVPTLPVPSARSCPCPAALDGMTLPFDLP from the coding sequence ATGAGTGTGACCGGCGCGGAGATCGGTGTGATCGGCGGGAGCGGCTTCTACTCGCTGCTCGACGGGATGACGGACGTCGCCGTGACCACACCGTACGGAGATCCCAGCGACGCGGTCGCGGTCGGTGAGATCGGTGGCCGGGCCGTGGCGTTCCTGCCCCGGCACGGCCGGGGTCATCGCCTGCCGGCGCACGAGGTCAACTACCGGGCGAACATGTGGGCGCTGCGCAGCCTCGGAGTCCGGCAGGTGATCGCCCCGGTCGCGGTGGGGAGCCTGCGCCCCGAGCTCGGGCCCGGCGCGGTCGTCGTGCCGGACCAGCTGGTGGACCGGACGTCGGGGCGTGCGCAGACCTACTACGACTCCGGTGCGGCGCATGTTCAGTTCGCCGACCCGTACTGCCCGGCCGGGCGTGCGGCGGTGCTGAAGGCCGGGGCCGAGGCCGGCCAGGCTCCGGTCGACGGCGCGACGATGGTCGTGGTGCAGGGACCGCGCTTCTCCACCCGGGCCGAATCCCGCTGGTTCGCCGGGCAGGGCTGGTCGCTGGTCAACATGACCGGTCATCCGGAGGCTGTCCTGGCCCGGGAGCTCGCGGTCTGCTACACGGCGCTCGCGCTGGTGACGGACTATGACGCGGGCGTGGACGCGGCCTCGGCCGTCAGCCAGGCCGAGGTCTTCGAGGTGTTCGCGCGCAACATCGAATCGTTGCGTGACCTGGTGTGCCGGGTCGTTCCGACCCTGCCGGTGCCGTCCGCGCGGTCATGCCCCTGCCCGGCCGCCCTGGACGGCATGACGCTCCCCTTCGACCTTCCCTGA
- a CDS encoding potassium channel family protein — MASRNREDAVLVIGLGRFGGTLAQTLQELGHRVVAVDRNHDLVQQWSGQITHVIEADATSEVVMRQLGAHEFRRAVVAIGTEIEASVLATGVLLDLAVPEVWSKAITREHGRILERIGANHVVYPERDAGERVAHLMTGRLIDFLEFDDNYAIAKLRAPREICGRALEKTALRSRFGITIVGVKHPGGQFTHAEAGTVLGPGDLIMIAGGTDRVEEFATAVGTANPP, encoded by the coding sequence TTGGCTAGCAGGAACCGCGAGGACGCCGTCCTCGTCATCGGTCTCGGCCGGTTCGGCGGGACGCTGGCCCAGACCCTCCAGGAGCTCGGCCACCGGGTGGTCGCCGTCGACCGCAACCATGACCTGGTCCAGCAGTGGTCCGGCCAGATCACCCATGTGATCGAGGCGGACGCCACCAGCGAGGTGGTGATGCGCCAGCTCGGCGCGCACGAGTTCCGGCGGGCCGTCGTCGCGATCGGCACCGAGATCGAGGCCAGCGTGCTCGCCACCGGCGTGCTGCTCGACCTGGCCGTCCCCGAGGTGTGGTCGAAGGCGATCACCCGCGAGCATGGCCGCATCCTGGAGCGCATCGGCGCCAACCATGTCGTCTACCCCGAACGCGACGCCGGTGAGCGGGTCGCCCACCTGATGACCGGCCGGCTCATCGACTTCCTGGAGTTCGACGACAACTACGCGATCGCGAAGCTGCGCGCCCCCCGCGAGATCTGCGGCCGCGCGCTGGAGAAGACCGCCCTGCGCAGCCGGTTCGGGATCACCATCGTCGGTGTGAAGCATCCCGGCGGCCAGTTCACCCACGCCGAGGCCGGCACGGTCCTCGGGCCGGGCGACCTGATCATGATCGCCGGCGGCACCGACCGGGTCGAGGAGTTCGCGACCGCGGTCGGCACGGCGAACCCTCCGTGA
- a CDS encoding TrkH family potassium uptake protein, with protein MSRRGPWAALAAHPVRLVVLGFSVTVAVTTMLLLVPAATEPGRTTSVLTALFTATGAASGALSVVDTGTHWSTFGELVVMGSVQMGGLGFMTSASLLGLLVSRRLGVRIRLLAAVETQSFGLGDVRRLVRAVALVTFTVEAVVAAVLFPRLWLSYDRSPARAAYESVFHAVTAFNNAGFSLYPDNLMGFASDPVIILAIAGGAILGGLGFPVLFELRHELRRPRAWSLHTRVTLLGYAMLTVAGLAAIAAVEWRNSATLGEHGVGGRLLTAFFASVTARTAGFNSIDYAQADPATLLITDVLMFIGGGSASTAGGIKITTFMILLFAILAEARGDETADAFGRQIPSAALRQALAVALLGVALVVAATLCLLLATEHTLDMVLFEVMSAFGAVGLSTGITGELPAFGQCVLIVLMFVGRTGPIAVASALALRERRKLYRLPEERPIVG; from the coding sequence ATGAGCAGGCGCGGCCCCTGGGCGGCGCTGGCGGCCCATCCGGTCCGTCTCGTGGTGCTGGGGTTCTCCGTCACGGTGGCGGTGACCACGATGCTCCTGCTCGTCCCGGCCGCGACCGAACCCGGCCGGACGACGTCCGTGCTGACGGCGCTGTTCACGGCGACCGGGGCCGCGAGCGGGGCGCTCTCGGTCGTCGACACCGGCACCCACTGGTCGACGTTCGGCGAGCTGGTGGTGATGGGATCCGTCCAGATGGGTGGGCTTGGGTTCATGACCTCGGCGTCGCTGCTGGGGCTGCTCGTGTCGCGCCGGCTGGGCGTGCGCATCCGGCTGCTGGCGGCGGTCGAGACCCAGTCGTTCGGTCTCGGTGACGTGCGCCGGCTGGTGCGCGCGGTGGCACTGGTGACGTTCACGGTCGAGGCCGTGGTCGCCGCGGTCCTGTTCCCGCGGCTGTGGCTGAGCTACGACCGGTCCCCGGCCCGGGCCGCCTACGAGAGCGTGTTTCATGCGGTCACGGCCTTCAACAACGCCGGTTTCTCGCTGTACCCCGACAACCTGATGGGCTTCGCGAGCGACCCCGTCATCATCCTGGCGATCGCCGGCGGGGCGATTCTGGGCGGGCTGGGCTTTCCGGTGCTGTTCGAGCTGCGGCACGAGCTGCGCAGGCCGCGGGCCTGGTCGCTGCACACCCGGGTGACGCTGCTCGGCTACGCGATGCTGACCGTCGCCGGACTGGCCGCCATCGCGGCGGTGGAATGGCGTAACAGCGCGACGCTCGGCGAGCACGGTGTCGGCGGCCGACTGCTCACGGCGTTCTTCGCCAGCGTCACCGCCCGCACCGCCGGCTTCAACTCGATCGACTACGCCCAGGCGGACCCGGCCACGCTGCTCATCACCGACGTGCTGATGTTCATCGGCGGTGGCAGCGCGAGCACCGCCGGCGGCATCAAGATCACAACCTTCATGATTCTCCTGTTCGCGATCCTGGCCGAGGCCCGCGGCGACGAGACAGCGGACGCGTTCGGCCGCCAGATCCCCTCGGCCGCGCTGCGCCAGGCACTCGCGGTCGCACTGCTCGGCGTCGCGCTGGTCGTCGCCGCCACGCTGTGCCTGCTCCTGGCGACCGAGCACACCCTCGACATGGTCCTGTTCGAGGTCATGTCCGCCTTCGGCGCGGTCGGCCTGTCGACGGGGATCACCGGTGAGCTCCCCGCGTTCGGGCAGTGTGTACTCATCGTGCTGATGTTCGTCGGACGGACCGGGCCGATCGCCGTGGCCTCCGCCCTGGCGCTGCGCGAACGGCGCAAGCTGTACCGCCTACCGGAGGAGAGGCCGATCGTTGGCTAG
- a CDS encoding cytochrome P450 produces the protein MTTVGVAGASEEGTAAIMAAVTATRLPDPYPRYREIRERGAFITGEIGGRSATLVTRLAEASAVLGHSAAGHGFSDGINYRAGMRDGLGSLLRADPPDHTRLRRLVGRAFTPAVIESLAAEVTSLANELLDEALERAEIDAVAAFARPLPLRTICRLLGVPAADEEEFGGWADALTRGLDPYYLLTEEEQAACHRAGKAFDAYFVDLIARRRAAPQDDLLSRLVALHDDGDVLSERELLELCALLLVAGYETTANLIASGVLALVRNPDQLAALRADPGLVGSAVEEMIRYEAPVQFVARTFLTDAEIAGRSFARGDGAILMLGAANRDPEAFEDPDRFLAARYTGSVRTRRHLGLGVGIHYCLGAPLARMEAEIAFRVLLSRTRSFALAAETLAYRPQIVVRGLSELPLRLSA, from the coding sequence GTGACCACGGTGGGCGTCGCGGGGGCATCCGAGGAGGGCACCGCGGCGATCATGGCAGCGGTGACGGCCACGCGGCTTCCCGACCCGTATCCGCGGTACCGGGAGATCCGCGAGCGCGGGGCCTTCATCACCGGTGAGATCGGTGGTCGCAGTGCCACGCTGGTGACCCGGCTCGCGGAGGCGTCCGCGGTGCTCGGCCATTCCGCCGCCGGCCACGGCTTCAGTGACGGCATCAACTACCGGGCCGGGATGCGCGACGGTCTGGGGTCGCTGCTGCGGGCCGACCCGCCCGACCACACCCGGCTGCGCCGGCTGGTGGGCCGGGCGTTCACCCCCGCGGTCATCGAGTCGCTGGCCGCGGAGGTCACCTCGCTGGCGAACGAGCTGCTCGACGAGGCACTCGAGCGGGCCGAGATCGACGCGGTCGCGGCGTTCGCCCGTCCGCTGCCGTTGCGGACGATCTGCCGGCTGCTCGGGGTGCCAGCGGCGGACGAGGAGGAGTTCGGCGGGTGGGCCGACGCGCTGACCCGTGGGCTGGACCCCTACTACCTGCTGACCGAGGAGGAACAGGCCGCCTGCCATCGGGCGGGGAAGGCGTTCGACGCCTACTTCGTCGATCTGATCGCCCGCCGCCGCGCGGCGCCCCAGGATGATCTGCTCAGCCGTCTCGTCGCCCTGCACGACGACGGCGACGTGCTCTCCGAGCGGGAGCTGCTGGAGCTGTGCGCCCTGCTGCTGGTGGCGGGCTATGAGACGACCGCGAACCTCATCGCCAGCGGAGTTCTCGCCCTCGTACGCAATCCCGACCAGCTCGCGGCTCTGCGTGCCGATCCCGGCCTGGTCGGTTCCGCGGTGGAGGAGATGATCCGGTACGAGGCGCCGGTGCAGTTCGTCGCGCGGACGTTCCTCACCGACGCCGAGATCGCCGGGCGGTCGTTCGCCCGTGGTGACGGCGCGATTCTGATGCTCGGCGCCGCCAACCGGGACCCGGAGGCCTTCGAAGATCCCGACCGGTTCCTCGCGGCGCGCTACACGGGTTCGGTCCGGACCCGGCGCCATCTCGGGCTCGGCGTGGGCATCCACTACTGTCTCGGCGCGCCGCTCGCCCGGATGGAGGCGGAGATCGCCTTCCGGGTGCTGCTGAGCCGCACCCGGTCGTTCGCGCTGGCCGCGGAGACTCTCGCCTACCGGCCCCAGATCGTCGTCCGCGGGCTGAGCGAGCTTCCGCTGCGCCTTTCGGCCTGA
- a CDS encoding ABC transporter substrate-binding protein gives MRRLAAITAVAVAGVAGVAGCSAADSRSEASVDCHSPGVTANQVNLGFVVSDSGIGADALASARFGVDARIGLANDEGGVHGRRVTYELADDGGSLSQGVSVTQALVQSKSVFGLITVTVALNDAMDQLDEQQVPVIGLAVESGWAEHPNMFSDSYGASPQTVSRYIQATGGTRVAIFTTGTGQATLDNADQYVNAMRSIGLTVAGSIPFNAATESAAWAAQQIAGMDADAILALSTPDDLAAIMQAVQAAHLNITASVALSGYDQRLLTAMGPRLAGVSFPVYFRPFEAGGPAMDRYRRAMNTFAPAAGQPEQQFAMFAYLYTDMFLRGLELAGPCPTREGFIDALRAVTRYDAGGLIAPVSFRDNIGKPTTCNAFVQINPAGTAFEVVRESLCADGSGT, from the coding sequence GTGAGGCGGTTGGCCGCCATCACCGCGGTTGCGGTGGCCGGTGTGGCTGGTGTGGCTGGCTGCTCGGCAGCGGATTCCAGGTCCGAGGCGTCGGTCGACTGTCACAGCCCCGGGGTCACCGCGAACCAGGTGAATCTCGGCTTCGTCGTGTCCGACTCGGGTATCGGCGCCGACGCGCTGGCCTCCGCCCGCTTCGGTGTGGACGCGCGGATCGGCCTGGCCAACGACGAGGGCGGCGTCCACGGCCGGCGGGTCACCTACGAGTTAGCCGACGACGGGGGCTCCCTCTCGCAGGGCGTCAGTGTCACCCAGGCTCTCGTTCAGAGTAAGTCCGTCTTCGGTCTCATCACGGTCACGGTCGCCCTCAACGACGCGATGGACCAGCTGGACGAGCAACAGGTACCCGTGATCGGGCTGGCAGTCGAGTCCGGTTGGGCCGAACACCCGAACATGTTCTCCGACAGCTACGGAGCCTCCCCCCAGACCGTCAGCCGTTACATCCAGGCCACGGGCGGCACCAGAGTCGCGATCTTCACTACGGGCACGGGACAGGCCACCCTGGACAACGCCGACCAGTACGTGAACGCCATGCGATCGATCGGGCTCACAGTCGCCGGGTCCATTCCCTTCAACGCGGCCACCGAGAGCGCTGCCTGGGCGGCGCAGCAGATCGCGGGCATGGACGCCGACGCGATTCTCGCGCTTTCGACGCCGGACGACCTCGCCGCCATCATGCAGGCCGTGCAGGCCGCCCACCTGAACATCACCGCGAGCGTCGCGTTGAGCGGATACGACCAGCGTCTGCTGACCGCCATGGGACCGCGCCTCGCCGGGGTGTCGTTCCCCGTGTACTTCCGCCCCTTCGAAGCCGGCGGCCCGGCCATGGACCGCTATCGCCGGGCCATGAACACCTTCGCTCCCGCGGCGGGTCAACCGGAACAGCAGTTCGCGATGTTCGCCTACCTCTACACGGACATGTTCCTGCGCGGCCTGGAACTCGCCGGTCCCTGCCCCACCCGCGAAGGCTTCATCGACGCACTACGTGCCGTCACCCGCTACGACGCGGGTGGGCTCATCGCTCCTGTCAGTTTCCGCGACAACATCGGAAAACCCACCACCTGCAATGCCTTCGTCCAGATCAACCCGGCCGGCACCGCGTTCGAGGTGGTCCGGGAAAGCCTCTGCGCGGACGGCTCCGGCACCTGA
- a CDS encoding NADPH-dependent FMN reductase, with protein MSRPLRVVGIGGTGRAGSTTERLVAAALDRAAAAGAETTLFASADLDLPIYAPERPERAPAAQRLIAAVAACDAVVVASPGYHGGVSGLVKNALDYLEDLRGDTRSYLDGRAVGLIVCAHGAQAGGTTLTSLRSIVHALRGWPTPLGLTVNSAVPVELDAPGPPGEPSLGERLDLMVDQLLTFARVWPR; from the coding sequence GTGAGCCGGCCGTTGCGCGTGGTCGGCATCGGTGGCACCGGCCGGGCGGGCTCCACGACCGAACGCCTGGTCGCCGCCGCGCTCGACCGGGCTGCCGCGGCCGGGGCGGAGACGACCCTTTTCGCCTCCGCCGACCTCGACCTGCCGATCTACGCGCCGGAGCGGCCGGAGCGGGCACCCGCGGCCCAGCGGCTGATCGCCGCGGTCGCCGCGTGCGACGCCGTCGTGGTGGCCTCGCCCGGCTACCACGGCGGGGTGTCCGGCCTGGTCAAGAACGCCCTGGACTACCTGGAGGACCTGCGCGGCGACACCCGCTCCTACCTGGACGGCCGGGCCGTCGGCCTCATCGTGTGCGCCCACGGCGCACAGGCCGGCGGGACGACCCTGACCTCGCTGCGCTCGATCGTCCACGCGCTGCGGGGCTGGCCGACCCCGCTGGGACTCACGGTCAACTCGGCCGTGCCGGTGGAGCTCGATGCCCCAGGCCCGCCCGGCGAGCCGTCGCTGGGGGAGCGGCTGGACCTGATGGTCGACCAGCTCCTCACCTTCGCCCGGGTCTGGCCCCGGTAA
- a CDS encoding LLM class flavin-dependent oxidoreductase yields MSLAREISSKVAAGERWPLKFGVFMAPFHRAGRNPTLLLEQDVSLLEHLDRLGFDEAWIGEHHSGGWEIIASPEVFIAHAAARTRHLRLGTGVVSLPYHHPLNVADRIVLLDHLTRGRIMFGVGPGQLASDAHMLGIDTNRQRAMMEESLEAITALFDGREPVTRKTDWFTLQDAVLQLAPYTRPRPEIAVAATFSPAGPRTAGRFGAGMLSIAASQAGGFDVLGSHWSVANEVAEKHGQTVDRRSWRLMGQMHLAETVEQAAKDVEYGLVDVQTYQSKVLPIPGDPSTPLADRIRRGNETGSFICGTPEMAIEQIERLWQQSGGFGTYLILAADLADQEATRRSYELFAREVVPHFTGASAGPLGSQDWQVSLSQTWKDQTATAIGKAIEDHAASQISQTSQEPRP; encoded by the coding sequence ATGTCGTTAGCCCGGGAGATCTCCTCCAAGGTGGCCGCGGGCGAGCGGTGGCCGCTGAAGTTCGGTGTCTTCATGGCGCCGTTCCACCGCGCCGGCCGCAACCCCACCCTCCTGCTCGAGCAGGACGTCTCCCTGCTCGAGCACCTGGACCGGCTGGGCTTCGACGAGGCCTGGATCGGCGAGCACCACTCCGGCGGCTGGGAGATCATCGCCTCGCCGGAGGTGTTCATCGCCCACGCCGCCGCACGCACCCGCCACCTGCGGCTCGGCACCGGCGTGGTCTCGCTTCCGTACCACCACCCGCTGAACGTGGCCGACCGGATCGTGCTGCTCGACCACCTGACCCGCGGGCGGATCATGTTCGGCGTCGGCCCCGGGCAGCTCGCCTCCGACGCGCACATGCTCGGTATCGACACCAACCGCCAGCGGGCCATGATGGAGGAGTCGCTCGAGGCGATCACCGCGCTGTTCGACGGCCGGGAACCGGTCACCCGCAAGACGGACTGGTTCACCCTGCAGGACGCGGTGCTGCAGCTCGCGCCCTACACCCGGCCCCGGCCCGAGATCGCCGTGGCGGCCACCTTCTCCCCGGCCGGCCCGCGCACCGCCGGGCGGTTCGGCGCCGGCATGCTGTCGATCGCCGCCAGCCAGGCCGGCGGCTTCGACGTGCTCGGCTCGCACTGGTCGGTGGCGAACGAGGTCGCCGAGAAGCACGGGCAGACCGTCGACCGGCGATCCTGGCGGCTGATGGGCCAGATGCACCTCGCCGAGACCGTGGAACAGGCCGCGAAGGACGTCGAGTACGGCCTCGTCGACGTACAAACCTACCAGTCGAAGGTGCTGCCGATCCCCGGTGACCCGAGCACCCCGCTGGCCGACCGGATCAGGCGGGGCAACGAGACCGGCTCGTTCATCTGCGGCACCCCGGAGATGGCGATCGAACAGATCGAGCGGCTGTGGCAGCAGTCCGGCGGGTTCGGCACCTACCTGATCCTGGCCGCCGACCTCGCCGACCAGGAGGCGACCAGGCGCAGCTACGAGCTGTTCGCCCGTGAGGTCGTCCCGCACTTCACCGGTGCGTCCGCCGGGCCGCTCGGCTCCCAGGACTGGCAGGTCAGCCTCTCCCAGACCTGGAAGGACCAGACCGCGACCGCGATCGGCAAGGCCATCGAGGACCACGCCGCCTCCCAGATCTCCCAGACCTCCCAGGAACCGCGCCCGTGA